In Bacillota bacterium, a genomic segment contains:
- a CDS encoding sodium:solute symporter yields the protein MSVATIVILVLMIAYAVIVLGIGQYAYRQTGSGRRDYYVASGTLSPFVIFFTYLATYISTYGFVGLSAVFYSWGIEWAWFEAMYYPTLIIPLTTLIGLRLYKLGKMHNYVTNADLVAHRLGSEGPVRVFFGLIMILFPSIFYVGIQFVAMSAILSGLTGGQLSYGFMLLFFASTMALYVILGGMRSVAYTDVVQGITVLLALGLSALLVYTHWGGFEEMFVAAATGPRAWAFERTLPPHYFYPAILFIGPAWAGLVPHLWVRFYAAKDIRAVLMAGLGVGVGGALMYALLPVLVGTALLAFYPEAPEVAVTEQYVSMMFSSWFGAVPAALLMFGLVAAGKSTADSILLNLSSILQVDILEKTFKVKWPERTLDLVARLMCIVVVGIAAIAAVSPKLPIVSIAITLIWPGISVLALPVLIMLFWRRVNRQGALAGLVSGFVSMLLCIYVLWPEWPHNPFYLWEGTLPCVMGIVTLVVVTLLTPPPPKELIESFYGKG from the coding sequence ATGTCTGTTGCCACGATCGTGATTCTAGTGTTAATGATAGCCTACGCTGTGATCGTTCTTGGCATTGGCCAGTATGCCTACAGGCAGACAGGTAGCGGCAGGAGAGACTACTACGTGGCATCCGGGACGTTGAGCCCGTTCGTCATCTTCTTCACTTACCTTGCTACATACATAAGCACCTATGGGTTTGTAGGCCTGTCAGCGGTGTTCTACAGCTGGGGCATTGAGTGGGCCTGGTTCGAGGCCATGTACTACCCCACACTCATCATCCCCCTTACCACACTCATAGGCCTGAGACTCTACAAGCTAGGGAAGATGCACAACTACGTAACCAACGCCGATCTTGTCGCGCACAGGCTCGGCTCCGAGGGCCCGGTCCGGGTGTTTTTCGGGTTGATCATGATCCTGTTCCCGTCCATCTTCTACGTGGGGATCCAGTTTGTTGCCATGTCGGCAATCCTCAGTGGTTTGACTGGCGGCCAGCTGTCCTACGGTTTCATGTTGCTGTTCTTTGCCTCTACCATGGCTCTATATGTCATCCTCGGTGGGATGCGCTCGGTTGCCTACACTGATGTGGTCCAGGGAATAACCGTCCTGCTCGCGCTTGGGCTGTCGGCCTTGCTGGTGTACACCCACTGGGGCGGGTTCGAGGAAATGTTTGTGGCGGCTGCTACCGGACCGCGAGCGTGGGCATTTGAGAGGACACTGCCCCCACACTACTTCTACCCGGCCATCCTGTTCATCGGCCCGGCCTGGGCAGGGCTGGTTCCCCACCTGTGGGTCAGGTTCTACGCGGCCAAGGATATCCGGGCTGTCCTCATGGCGGGACTGGGTGTTGGCGTAGGGGGCGCCCTGATGTATGCGCTTCTTCCCGTCTTGGTCGGAACAGCGCTCCTGGCGTTCTACCCCGAAGCACCTGAGGTGGCCGTGACGGAGCAGTATGTCTCCATGATGTTCAGCAGCTGGTTCGGGGCTGTACCTGCCGCCCTGCTGATGTTTGGCCTGGTGGCAGCAGGCAAGTCAACGGCCGACTCCATACTGCTGAACCTCTCCTCCATACTCCAGGTAGACATCCTGGAGAAGACCTTCAAGGTAAAGTGGCCGGAGCGTACCCTGGACCTTGTGGCTCGGCTGATGTGCATAGTGGTGGTAGGGATCGCGGCCATCGCCGCCGTCTCCCCCAAGCTGCCCATCGTCTCCATAGCCATCACCCTGATCTGGCCGGGCATCTCAGTGCTGGCGCTGCCTGTCCTGATAATGCTCTTCTGGCGGAGGGTTAACAGGCAGGGGGCCTTGGCTGGCCTGGTTTCCGGGTTTGTCTCCATGCTCCTCTGCATCTACGTGCTGTGGCCTGAGTGGCCCCACAACCCGTTCTACCTGTGGGAGGGCACCCTGCCCTGTGTCATGGGCATCGTGACCCTGGTGGTCGTAACCCTGCTTACGCCTCCTCCTCCCAAGGAGCTCATCGAGAGCTTCTACGGTAAGGGGTAA
- a CDS encoding FapA family protein codes for MPNGRLLALSSTGTPEDPQGLIAGALPVLSREPATDMDGTVEVRDGRLYVVNPLGQGSPARLLPGDHICAAINGMEYTYPTEILHHDHVTLETKAELWCDRLGITVSPDQMTATLQVGRGLMFEPYLPDCPPAQEYKPEILEHQTATIDEAVAVVLTALAKNGVLSGIDEAAVRTALEEPFPLVTVAQGRPPVEPQHGKVRQLVSEEVQVTGPRQREDGTVDYREVLEIPSVNPGDVVAVVEKAVAGVPGHTVTGAGLEVPAAKDVQLVLGRGVEFDAATSRVLATAPGRPQVNHISPHRVAINVVSEYVHQGDVSLSTGNIDFNGDVLITGDVTETMTVRAARSVKILGSASKAQIYAGLNIDLKGGAINSTLRAGGVRAVYVRILPELQSLLEDLGGLHAAIMQVEKRFRQLKMPFDVKLNQAATTLRAKYLPYMSQRTSSIRSAIKESDLPVDSDLTALADDLAAAFSVPTRPETFSVFVDELRRLETQVDAAVSTISEITAQPCSIKTGYAHLSTLESPGIISLGERGAYCSKLVAQGDCDVRGPVTGGLTLSLSGLVRAVAMGSPAEAKTEVRVSEKGVIRCDTSYPGVTLRMGRATIKIASKELQVRAHKGPDGTFVLR; via the coding sequence ATGCCCAACGGAAGGCTGCTAGCGCTCTCATCAACCGGGACCCCTGAAGACCCTCAGGGCCTAATTGCCGGTGCTTTACCGGTTCTCTCCCGAGAACCTGCGACAGACATGGACGGAACCGTTGAGGTCCGTGACGGGCGCCTCTACGTCGTGAACCCCTTAGGACAGGGCTCCCCCGCCAGGCTCCTTCCTGGTGATCACATCTGTGCTGCCATCAACGGCATGGAATACACCTATCCCACTGAAATCCTCCACCACGACCACGTTACCCTGGAAACCAAGGCTGAACTCTGGTGTGATCGGCTGGGGATCACCGTGTCGCCGGATCAAATGACAGCCACACTTCAAGTGGGCCGGGGGCTAATGTTCGAGCCTTACCTTCCTGATTGTCCCCCAGCCCAAGAGTACAAGCCAGAGATTCTTGAACACCAGACCGCCACCATCGACGAGGCGGTTGCCGTGGTCCTTACCGCCTTGGCAAAGAACGGTGTGTTATCCGGCATAGATGAGGCAGCCGTCAGGACCGCGCTAGAGGAGCCCTTTCCCCTGGTGACCGTGGCTCAGGGCCGCCCCCCGGTCGAGCCACAGCACGGCAAGGTGAGGCAGCTGGTATCCGAGGAGGTCCAGGTAACTGGGCCAAGACAGCGTGAGGATGGTACCGTGGACTACCGGGAGGTGCTGGAGATACCGTCAGTGAACCCCGGGGACGTCGTGGCCGTGGTAGAGAAAGCGGTGGCGGGCGTCCCTGGGCACACTGTGACAGGTGCGGGACTGGAGGTACCTGCGGCCAAGGATGTCCAACTTGTGCTTGGCCGAGGCGTGGAGTTTGATGCCGCAACAAGCAGGGTCCTTGCAACAGCGCCGGGGCGCCCACAGGTGAATCACATTTCCCCTCACAGGGTGGCAATCAACGTGGTATCGGAGTACGTCCACCAAGGCGACGTGAGCCTTTCCACAGGCAATATAGACTTCAACGGTGACGTGCTGATCACCGGTGATGTCACCGAGACCATGACGGTAAGGGCGGCACGGAGCGTGAAGATCCTAGGGTCAGCTTCCAAGGCCCAGATCTACGCAGGCCTCAATATTGACCTGAAGGGAGGGGCCATCAACTCCACGCTGAGGGCAGGGGGCGTCAGGGCTGTCTACGTCCGCATACTGCCAGAACTCCAGAGCCTCCTGGAGGATCTTGGCGGCCTGCATGCCGCCATCATGCAGGTCGAGAAGCGATTCCGGCAGCTAAAGATGCCCTTTGATGTGAAGCTGAACCAGGCGGCTACGACCCTTAGGGCGAAGTACCTGCCTTACATGTCCCAGAGGACGTCTAGTATCCGGTCGGCTATCAAAGAGAGTGACCTCCCCGTGGATTCGGACCTCACCGCACTGGCTGATGATCTTGCCGCTGCCTTTTCCGTGCCCACCAGGCCAGAGACGTTCAGCGTGTTCGTAGACGAACTTCGCAGGTTAGAGACCCAGGTGGATGCCGCCGTCTCCACAATTTCCGAGATCACGGCCCAGCCGTGCAGCATAAAGACAGGTTATGCCCACCTGTCTACACTGGAGTCCCCAGGCATCATCTCCCTGGGAGAGCGGGGCGCCTACTGCAGCAAGCTCGTGGCCCAGGGAGACTGCGACGTCAGGGGCCCAGTAACGGGGGGCCTGACCCTCTCCCTGAGCGGCTTGGTGAGGGCTGTGGCCATGGGATCGCCGGCGGAGGCCAAGACCGAAGTGAGGGTTTCCGAAAAGGGAGTCATCCGGTGCGACACTTCCTATCCTGGCGTGACCCTGCGGATGGGCCGTGCCACCATCAAGATTGCCAGCAAGGAACTGCAGGTGCGGGCTCACAAGGGGCCCGACGGTACGTTTGTGCTGCGTTGA
- a CDS encoding BCCT family transporter, with amino-acid sequence MENRSQIDPYIFWPALIVIVGVSTALALAPGPGGQLVNAALAWITYKLDWLYMIGAFMAFLFLVYAAVGPWGNIKMGGPDDKPEFSTLSWIAMLFCAGIGSSLIYWAIAEPLYYMQWPPFGAEPFSADAAGWAVTYGMYHWGFIAWALYCIPALPIAYAVYVRKDPHLRASTACRGILGDMVDGWVGKVIDVCVMFGLVGGVGTSLGLNVPMISAAMSKIFGVPESFGLNVIILIIWTCIFGASVYLGLYKGIKVLSDINVYVALVLLAFVLFAGPTFFILSHFSESLSYLFQNWFRMSLWTDPVAKGGFPQGWTVFYWAWWIAYAVYMGLFVARISKGRTIRELVMAECFWGTLGCWAYFAVFGGYTVHLEVNGIIPLTKVLSEKGGPAAIVEAISALPGSVIILPVFVVVAFIFLATTLDSSAYTLASIATKTLRGDEQPARWVRVVWAAALAAVGVAVLAIGGLSAIQTSSVIASLPLIIVIFLMVLSFMRWVKEDFPDLGGKPQSVDYKE; translated from the coding sequence ATGGAAAACAGATCTCAGATCGATCCGTACATATTCTGGCCCGCCCTTATCGTTATCGTAGGGGTCTCCACGGCGCTAGCGCTGGCCCCTGGTCCGGGAGGCCAACTGGTCAACGCAGCCCTAGCCTGGATCACCTATAAGCTCGACTGGCTCTACATGATCGGTGCGTTCATGGCCTTCCTGTTCCTCGTGTACGCAGCTGTAGGCCCGTGGGGCAATATCAAGATGGGTGGTCCCGATGACAAACCCGAGTTCTCCACACTCAGCTGGATAGCCATGCTCTTCTGCGCCGGCATCGGCTCAAGCCTGATCTACTGGGCCATCGCGGAGCCCTTGTACTACATGCAGTGGCCGCCCTTCGGGGCAGAGCCCTTCAGCGCTGACGCCGCTGGCTGGGCCGTCACCTACGGCATGTATCACTGGGGGTTTATTGCCTGGGCCCTGTACTGCATACCCGCTCTCCCCATAGCCTACGCGGTATATGTCCGCAAGGACCCGCACCTCAGGGCGAGCACAGCCTGCCGCGGCATCCTCGGGGATATGGTGGATGGCTGGGTAGGTAAGGTCATCGACGTATGCGTCATGTTCGGCCTGGTAGGTGGCGTCGGGACATCCTTGGGGTTGAACGTACCCATGATCTCCGCAGCCATGAGCAAGATCTTCGGGGTGCCGGAGTCCTTCGGGCTCAACGTTATCATCCTGATCATCTGGACCTGCATCTTCGGTGCCAGCGTCTACCTTGGACTCTACAAAGGTATCAAGGTCCTCAGTGATATCAATGTGTACGTGGCTCTTGTTCTCCTTGCCTTCGTACTCTTTGCGGGGCCCACCTTCTTCATCCTCTCGCATTTCTCTGAGAGCCTTAGCTACCTGTTCCAGAACTGGTTCAGGATGAGCCTCTGGACAGATCCAGTGGCCAAGGGAGGCTTCCCCCAGGGCTGGACCGTATTCTACTGGGCCTGGTGGATCGCATACGCCGTGTACATGGGCCTCTTCGTGGCCCGTATCTCCAAAGGGCGCACCATTCGCGAGCTGGTCATGGCTGAATGCTTCTGGGGAACCCTGGGGTGCTGGGCCTACTTCGCGGTATTCGGTGGCTACACCGTGCACCTGGAGGTCAACGGCATCATCCCGCTTACCAAGGTCCTGTCGGAAAAGGGAGGCCCTGCTGCCATTGTGGAGGCGATCTCGGCTCTGCCAGGCAGTGTGATAATCCTGCCTGTCTTCGTCGTTGTGGCCTTTATTTTCCTGGCAACCACGCTAGACTCGTCCGCGTACACCCTGGCGTCCATCGCCACTAAGACCCTCCGTGGCGATGAGCAGCCAGCACGCTGGGTTCGCGTCGTATGGGCGGCAGCCCTGGCGGCTGTGGGTGTGGCAGTGCTGGCCATCGGAGGACTCAGTGCCATCCAGACATCCTCGGTAATTGCGTCATTACCCCTGATTATAGTGATCTTCCTCATGGTGCTATCCTTCATGAGATGGGTCAAGGAAGACTTCCCTGACCTAGGGGGAAAGCCTCAGAGCGTCGACTACAAGGAATAG
- a CDS encoding NERD domain-containing protein/DEAD/DEAH box helicase yields the protein MVPDIDPATIQNTGERLFYEVARQLSSQFTVFYSYEYVLPRDTVREVREGEADFIVVHPELGFVVVEVKQGELVYEDGVWKQVKDEILREIRTDPVRQARKSMYAVLARYRQMAKRPFPLAYRFAVCFPQCGRISGALPAGVEGVNVLLSPDLLHLEERIHRLAGPRKRGESQAARFLVQDVLAPRFHVFSRLEERIQWLETTAERVLTEEQERILDETELDNRKIFFGAAGTGKTFLAMEKARRLQKEGKCVFLTCFNRALADYLKHALPGITCSAFLDYLVQVLREGDPGLSVPTSEEAQSRFFTALPDAAT from the coding sequence ATGGTTCCGGACATTGACCCCGCGACCATCCAGAACACGGGGGAGAGGCTCTTCTACGAGGTGGCGCGCCAGCTATCGTCCCAGTTCACGGTGTTCTACTCCTATGAGTATGTCCTGCCCAGGGACACAGTGAGGGAGGTTCGCGAAGGTGAGGCCGACTTCATTGTGGTCCATCCCGAACTAGGCTTCGTGGTGGTTGAGGTGAAGCAAGGGGAACTGGTCTACGAAGACGGCGTGTGGAAACAGGTTAAGGATGAGATTCTCAGGGAGATACGCACAGACCCCGTAAGGCAAGCCAGGAAGTCCATGTACGCGGTGCTGGCCCGCTACAGGCAAATGGCCAAGAGGCCCTTCCCGCTAGCCTACCGCTTTGCTGTATGCTTCCCCCAGTGTGGCAGGATTTCCGGTGCGCTGCCTGCCGGAGTTGAAGGCGTGAACGTTCTCCTGTCCCCAGACCTCCTGCACCTTGAGGAGCGTATCCACCGGCTCGCTGGCCCTAGAAAGAGGGGAGAGTCCCAGGCTGCCAGATTCCTTGTTCAAGACGTGCTGGCCCCCAGGTTCCACGTGTTCTCCAGGCTTGAGGAGCGCATTCAATGGCTGGAAACCACGGCTGAACGGGTACTCACCGAGGAGCAAGAGCGAATTCTGGATGAGACCGAGCTAGATAACCGCAAGATCTTCTTCGGGGCCGCTGGCACCGGCAAGACATTCTTGGCCATGGAGAAGGCCAGGAGGCTCCAGAAAGAGGGCAAGTGTGTGTTCCTGACCTGCTTTAACCGGGCCCTTGCTGACTACCTGAAGCACGCTCTCCCAGGCATCACCTGTTCTGCCTTTCTGGACTACCTCGTGCAAGTGTTGCGGGAGGGTGACCCCGGCCTATCCGTACCAACCTCAGAGGAGGCCCAGTCCAGGTTCTTCACGGCCCTCCCGGACGCCGCTACCTAA